A portion of the Hoylesella buccalis ATCC 35310 genome contains these proteins:
- a CDS encoding SLC13 family permease: MNDTNKKAEPLEQEQSNQDSSFDRKRRIIGAIFGPICAILVWITPISGLTPEGHKLLAIMTLVALWWITEPVPIPVTSLIGPTLCVVFDVVKMKEAFAAFANPMIFLFMGGFMIAKAMMVNGVDKRIAYGIMSMKWVGDNPRRIFLAIGLACMLCSGWISNTATAAMMFPIALGLLEAIREMMAAQGKIVNLSSYKYATGLMLMTAYACSIGGVLTPIGTPPNIIMLGFLNEMCDLHESFFQWMVWGFVAMVAYFVIAYIVLSRMFPSDVKHIAGATEFINGKVKALGKWTRAQKNTMIAFGVAVILWITPGVLSIVLGTQSEVLNKYNRLFPEAIAAMVGALLLFFLPVDLKKNKMTLDWKDAVAGVEWGTLLLFGGGLAMGGMMYSTGLSSWIGDQIIAMMGGKPSELLFVAVFCVMSLLLSELTSHTAATNMIGPLAIGTALSAGFSPVPVAVGVALSASLGFMLPVSTPPNAIVYASGYVPITKMIKSGVYIDFIGIAVVTIPVALYLVSMVVG, translated from the coding sequence ATGAACGACACGAACAAGAAAGCAGAGCCTCTGGAACAAGAACAGTCAAATCAGGACTCATCATTCGACCGTAAACGTAGGATCATCGGTGCCATCTTCGGTCCGATATGCGCCATCCTCGTGTGGATTACCCCCATCTCTGGCCTCACGCCCGAGGGCCACAAGCTACTAGCCATCATGACGCTGGTGGCACTGTGGTGGATTACCGAGCCGGTACCCATCCCTGTGACTTCCCTCATAGGCCCCACCCTCTGTGTGGTGTTCGATGTGGTGAAGATGAAAGAGGCCTTTGCCGCCTTTGCCAACCCCATGATTTTCCTCTTCATGGGAGGTTTCATGATAGCCAAAGCCATGATGGTGAATGGTGTGGACAAGCGTATCGCCTATGGCATTATGTCGATGAAATGGGTGGGCGACAACCCGCGGCGCATCTTCTTGGCCATCGGACTGGCGTGCATGCTCTGCTCGGGTTGGATTAGCAACACGGCAACAGCCGCCATGATGTTCCCCATTGCGCTGGGACTGCTCGAGGCTATCCGCGAGATGATGGCCGCGCAAGGCAAGATTGTCAACCTCAGTTCGTACAAATACGCCACTGGCCTTATGCTCATGACGGCCTACGCCTGCTCCATCGGCGGCGTACTCACGCCGATTGGAACGCCACCGAACATCATCATGCTGGGATTCCTCAACGAGATGTGCGACCTACATGAATCGTTCTTCCAATGGATGGTATGGGGATTCGTGGCCATGGTGGCTTATTTCGTGATTGCCTACATCGTACTTTCTCGCATGTTCCCAAGTGATGTGAAACACATCGCAGGCGCCACCGAATTCATCAACGGCAAGGTAAAGGCACTGGGAAAATGGACTCGTGCGCAGAAGAACACGATGATTGCCTTCGGCGTGGCCGTCATTCTCTGGATAACGCCAGGCGTGCTGAGCATCGTCCTCGGCACCCAGAGCGAGGTGCTGAACAAATACAACAGGCTCTTCCCAGAGGCTATTGCGGCTATGGTGGGTGCGCTGCTGCTGTTCTTCCTGCCCGTAGACTTGAAGAAGAACAAGATGACGCTCGACTGGAAGGATGCCGTGGCGGGCGTGGAATGGGGTACGTTGCTGCTCTTCGGTGGCGGACTGGCTATGGGAGGCATGATGTATTCCACCGGTCTGTCGAGCTGGATTGGCGACCAGATTATCGCCATGATGGGCGGCAAGCCGTCTGAATTGCTGTTCGTGGCCGTATTCTGCGTGATGTCACTGCTTCTGTCAGAGCTGACCTCGCATACCGCCGCGACCAACATGATTGGTCCGCTTGCCATCGGAACAGCCCTCTCGGCAGGGTTCAGCCCAGTGCCGGTGGCAGTAGGCGTGGCCCTCTCTGCCTCGTTGGGCTTCATGCTCCCCGTCTCGACGCCACCGAATGCCATTGTTTATGCCAGCGGTTACGTTCCCATTACAAAGATGATTAAGTCGGGTGTATACATCGACTTCATCGGTATCGCCGTCGTCACCATCCCCGTCGCGCTGTACTTAGTGAGCATGGTTGTGGGATAA
- a CDS encoding fimbrillin family protein gives MNRFLNRQKQLMLAMAGVMMLTVSCSQDVDNELGTTDTNGGKVGSEVKLQFATNAVTTTRGTMYDNIGVMPDDSKFSVYGYSCKGGFDQMGNTLNFIANGEASKSGTVTVGGAAKYYNKAEPYVQLVGVYPYLQGENSLEKTGIDKYSLTYDLGASIDATQHIDLMVGKTNVKVQAEGEQQPAKITLHHALTAVNFAIGDKCPTGYEIAGIEMQGLAAKGTCEVTFNGDIPTFNWTPSDTKEPIHLKWPKYEGVNYRTVTPNKTTQVNRTQVTGVMKDGKRDNLTIFMIPQQLGADAKAVIWLTEDNGLYPRPRPNKDKDHRAPIKKLTINLAAVKAWKPGQVVVYRIDENLSDADLRYKFELRPSSKDAQPGDDGLSKAEFNLNSYRYTYYGLVGKTAYDLYAALQSFQIVKYAYEDEAGMKHETVTNELPDWITLSVTPNTNINRPTYNMGVKVDHTKASYPESIKTLFITFKQDKSEKEECTMEITNLQPKASN, from the coding sequence ATGAATAGATTTCTGAATAGACAAAAGCAGCTGATGCTTGCCATGGCAGGTGTCATGATGCTGACCGTGTCTTGCTCGCAAGACGTGGACAACGAATTGGGAACTACTGATACAAACGGTGGTAAGGTAGGAAGCGAGGTGAAACTGCAATTTGCCACCAACGCTGTCACCACTACGCGCGGAACCATGTACGACAATATTGGCGTCATGCCAGACGATTCTAAGTTTAGCGTTTATGGCTATTCGTGCAAGGGCGGCTTCGACCAAATGGGCAACACGCTCAACTTCATTGCCAATGGTGAGGCATCTAAATCCGGAACCGTTACGGTGGGTGGAGCAGCCAAGTACTACAACAAGGCAGAGCCATACGTGCAGCTGGTAGGCGTGTATCCGTACCTGCAAGGAGAGAACAGCCTTGAAAAAACAGGCATAGACAAATACTCGTTGACCTACGACCTCGGTGCAAGCATTGACGCAACGCAACACATAGACCTCATGGTTGGCAAGACCAACGTTAAGGTTCAGGCGGAAGGAGAACAGCAACCTGCCAAGATTACCTTGCATCACGCCCTCACAGCCGTCAACTTCGCCATTGGCGACAAATGCCCCACTGGCTATGAGATTGCGGGTATCGAGATGCAGGGCTTGGCTGCCAAGGGTACTTGTGAGGTGACATTCAATGGTGACATACCCACTTTCAACTGGACACCCTCTGACACGAAGGAACCCATTCACCTAAAATGGCCGAAGTATGAAGGTGTAAACTATAGAACTGTCACCCCAAACAAAACCACCCAAGTTAACAGAACCCAAGTGACGGGTGTGATGAAGGATGGCAAGCGCGACAATCTCACCATCTTTATGATTCCGCAGCAACTGGGCGCAGACGCAAAAGCTGTTATTTGGTTGACGGAGGATAATGGCTTATACCCTAGACCGAGACCTAACAAGGATAAAGACCATCGGGCACCCATCAAGAAGCTCACCATCAATCTCGCTGCCGTCAAAGCGTGGAAGCCAGGACAGGTAGTTGTTTACAGGATTGATGAAAACCTCTCGGATGCAGATTTGCGATATAAGTTTGAGCTTAGGCCATCATCCAAAGATGCCCAGCCTGGTGACGATGGCCTTTCTAAGGCTGAGTTTAACTTGAATAGTTATAGATATACATATTATGGTCTGGTTGGCAAAACTGCATATGATTTGTATGCTGCCTTGCAGAGCTTTCAGATTGTCAAATATGCATACGAGGATGAAGCAGGAATGAAGCATGAAACCGTTACGAATGAATTGCCGGATTGGATTACACTGTCAGTAACTCCCAATACAAACATAAACAGGCCAACTTATAATATGGGTGTAAAGGTAGACCATACCAAGGCAAGTTACCCCGAGAGCATCAAAACACTGTTCATCACCTTCAAGCAGGATAAAAGCGAAAAGGAAGAGTGTACAATGGAGATCACCAACTTGCAGCCCAAGGCAAGCAATTAG
- a CDS encoding bifunctional YncE family protein/alkaline phosphatase family protein gives MMKYLKTWSVLFATLLSVGAFAQQAQSVMLPNGWRLTPAGKHLPLGDLPLNMAVSPNGRWLAVTNNGYGRQCVKVFDTKKQVEVDDQTIRTSWYGLTYSPDGKTLYVSGGNDNQVNMYQVANNGKIHLGDSIVLGKKWPVRISPAGLAVHPKTGHLYIVTRWDNSLYIYDPATKRLLTKAPLGGEGYQVLVSADGKHAYASCWGCDQVKVWDVAAKAWSDSIPVGSHPNEMCLDERNGRLFVANANDNSVSVVNLRQRRVEETLNAALFSQSLPGSTTNGLCLLKHGRQLAIANADNNCVTLFDVSTPGSSRAMGFIPVGWYPTNVKYVNHKLWVTNGKGLSSAANPHGPWPVSRQEQFEHHRGDVKKNKKVQYIGGMFLGAMSIIDVPNKKQLERYTRQCFANTPYDKKKEYLSGSEPGNPIPQKLGDPSPIKYVFYVIKENRTYDQVLGDIPKGNGDSSLTLFGRRVTPNLHKIAEEFVLLDNFYVNAEVSCDGHNWTMGAYANDYLEKVWPTNYSGRGDVYAGEGGHRMGNNKSGFFWDLCKARGVSYRSYGEFCKRETRKVGGKKVAAEVVPTIASLEGHVCPTFEPYTLKVRDTLRYRQWEADFDSLLAIHQVPQFNTVRFGNDHTEGMKLKRPTPYAHVADNDLAVGKLINHLSHSPIWKETVVFVIEDDAQNGSDHVDAHRSTAYVAGGFVKRGFVDSTPYTTTSMVRTMELILGLPPMTQHDAAARTMWRCFTPQADVTPFVHLPNNVALDELNVKASKYQAMSETYDFTKEDNVPDVEFNQVLWHGLKGEHVPYPPLRRSAFLTYSAQDDDDD, from the coding sequence ATGATGAAATATTTGAAAACATGGAGTGTGCTTTTCGCTACACTCCTGTCTGTTGGTGCGTTTGCCCAGCAGGCACAATCTGTTATGTTGCCCAACGGCTGGCGCCTCACGCCTGCAGGCAAACATTTACCGCTGGGAGACCTCCCGCTGAACATGGCCGTGTCGCCCAACGGGCGGTGGCTGGCCGTGACCAACAACGGCTACGGCCGTCAATGCGTCAAGGTGTTTGACACCAAAAAGCAGGTAGAGGTGGATGACCAAACCATCCGCACCAGTTGGTACGGACTGACTTATTCGCCCGACGGCAAGACACTCTATGTCTCGGGTGGCAACGACAACCAGGTTAACATGTACCAAGTGGCCAATAATGGGAAAATACACCTCGGCGACAGCATCGTGCTGGGCAAGAAGTGGCCCGTGCGCATATCGCCCGCTGGTTTGGCTGTTCATCCCAAAACCGGTCATCTTTACATCGTGACACGTTGGGACAACTCACTGTACATCTACGATCCAGCAACCAAGCGGCTCCTCACGAAGGCTCCTTTGGGCGGCGAGGGCTATCAGGTGCTGGTGTCAGCAGATGGCAAGCACGCTTACGCCTCCTGCTGGGGATGCGACCAGGTGAAGGTTTGGGACGTGGCAGCGAAGGCGTGGTCCGATTCTATCCCCGTGGGAAGTCACCCCAACGAGATGTGTCTGGACGAGAGAAACGGTAGACTTTTCGTGGCCAATGCCAATGACAACAGTGTCTCGGTGGTGAACCTGCGGCAGCGGCGGGTGGAGGAAACCCTCAACGCAGCTCTTTTCAGTCAGTCGCTTCCTGGCAGCACCACCAACGGACTGTGCTTGTTGAAGCATGGCAGGCAGCTGGCCATCGCCAATGCCGACAACAACTGTGTTACACTCTTCGACGTGTCGACGCCAGGCAGCAGTAGAGCCATGGGCTTCATTCCGGTAGGATGGTATCCCACGAACGTGAAGTATGTCAACCACAAGCTGTGGGTGACCAACGGCAAGGGACTGAGCTCTGCGGCGAACCCACATGGGCCATGGCCTGTCTCTCGGCAAGAACAATTTGAGCATCATCGCGGCGACGTCAAGAAAAACAAGAAAGTGCAGTACATCGGCGGAATGTTTCTCGGGGCAATGTCCATCATCGACGTGCCCAACAAGAAACAGTTGGAACGATACACTCGACAGTGTTTTGCCAACACGCCATACGATAAGAAAAAAGAATATCTCTCAGGCAGTGAGCCAGGCAATCCCATTCCACAGAAGCTCGGTGATCCCAGTCCCATCAAGTATGTATTCTATGTCATCAAGGAAAATCGAACGTACGACCAGGTGCTGGGCGACATCCCCAAAGGCAATGGCGATTCATCACTGACGCTCTTCGGTCGACGCGTCACGCCCAACCTTCATAAGATAGCCGAGGAGTTTGTGCTGCTGGACAACTTCTATGTGAACGCTGAGGTGAGTTGTGACGGACACAATTGGACTATGGGTGCCTATGCCAACGACTATTTGGAGAAAGTGTGGCCAACCAACTACAGCGGGCGGGGCGACGTATATGCCGGTGAGGGCGGCCACAGAATGGGAAACAACAAGTCGGGATTCTTCTGGGATTTATGCAAGGCCCGTGGTGTATCCTACCGTTCTTATGGCGAGTTTTGTAAACGCGAGACCAGGAAAGTGGGCGGCAAGAAGGTTGCGGCAGAGGTTGTTCCCACCATTGCCTCGCTGGAAGGTCACGTGTGCCCCACGTTCGAGCCTTACACCCTCAAGGTGAGAGACACACTTCGATATCGTCAGTGGGAGGCCGATTTCGATTCGCTGTTGGCCATCCATCAGGTTCCGCAGTTTAATACCGTGCGCTTCGGAAACGATCACACCGAGGGCATGAAGCTCAAACGGCCCACGCCATACGCCCATGTGGCCGACAACGATTTGGCTGTAGGCAAGCTGATAAATCACCTCAGTCATTCACCCATCTGGAAAGAAACGGTCGTGTTTGTCATTGAGGACGATGCGCAGAATGGCTCCGACCACGTAGATGCCCACCGCAGTACGGCTTATGTGGCTGGTGGATTTGTGAAGCGAGGCTTCGTAGACAGTACGCCTTACACCACTACCTCCATGGTGCGCACCATGGAACTGATACTGGGGTTGCCGCCCATGACCCAGCACGATGCCGCCGCACGCACCATGTGGCGATGCTTCACACCGCAGGCCGACGTTACGCCCTTTGTGCATCTGCCCAACAATGTGGCGTTGGACGAACTGAATGTGAAGGCAAGTAAATACCAGGCCATGAGCGAGACCTACGATTTCACGAAAGAAGACAATGTTCCCGACGTGGAGTTCAATCAGGTTCTATGGCACGGACTCAAAGGCGAGCATGTGCCGTATCCACCCTTGCGCCGCTCTGCCTTCCTTACCTATTCAGCACAAGACGATGATGACGATTAG
- a CDS encoding type III effector protein — MKMVYIILIAVVLILAIAYLTYRKNHNLAFNEERLKDAVNRVFSESGMSTMKRSDFLLRLKQILGCTHKQALYMYGVARTKGLIEVDNKQVSKAP; from the coding sequence ATGAAAATGGTGTATATTATTCTCATTGCAGTAGTGCTCATCTTAGCGATTGCCTATCTGACCTATCGTAAGAACCACAATCTGGCGTTTAATGAAGAGCGTCTGAAAGATGCCGTCAATCGTGTTTTCAGCGAGTCTGGCATGTCTACTATGAAGCGGTCCGATTTCCTCTTGCGTCTGAAGCAAATCCTCGGCTGCACGCACAAGCAGGCGCTCTATATGTATGGAGTGGCTCGAACCAAAGGACTAATTGAGGTCGACAATAAGCAGGTCAGCAAGGCTCCATAG